A genome region from Magnolia sinica isolate HGM2019 chromosome 8, MsV1, whole genome shotgun sequence includes the following:
- the LOC131252743 gene encoding uncharacterized protein LOC131252743, with translation MQTEARVGVVVGGGEGGGGQRALNSVHGAAAVDSGIRKYSQQHQQQQQQQQRQQSLHQQSQIGTVSQLLAGGIAGAVSKTCTAPLARLTILFQVQGMHSDVATLRKASIWREASRIAYEEGFRAFWKGNLVTIAHRLPYSSISFYAYDRYKNLLQLIPVLDRHQDNVSADLCVRLIGGGLSGITAASITYPLDLVRTRLAAQRNVMYYRGISHALRTICRDEGIKGLYKGLGATLLGVGPSIAISFSVYETLRSSWQMQRPHDSTVLVSLACGSLSGVASSTATFPLDLVRRRMQLEGVGGRARVYKSGLFGTFRHIIRTEGFRGLYRGILPEYYKVVPSVGIVFMTYESVKMLLSEMPADE, from the exons ATGCAGACGGAAGCTCGGGTCGGAGTCGTAGTCGGCGGTGGCGAAGGCGGAGGAGGACAGAGAGCTCTGAATTCCGTCCATGGAGCGGCAGCTGTTGATAGCGGCATACGTAAATACTCgcagcagcatcagcagcagcagcagcagcaacaacggCAGCAATCGCTGCACCAGCAGTCGCAGATCGGGACGGTCTCGCAGCTCCTGGCGGGAGGCATTGCGGGGGCTGTCAGCAAGACTTGCACGGCCCCGCTTGCTCGCCTCACCATCCTCTTCCAG GTACAAGGCATGCACTCTGATGTTGCGACATTGCGGAAGGCTAGCATATGGCGTGAGGCTTCACGTATTGCGTATGAAGAAGGGTTTAGAGCGTTCTGGAAAGGGAATTTGGTTACAATTGCACATCGTCTTCCCTATTCTTCAATAAGTTTTTATGCTTATGACCGCTACAAGAAT TTACTACAGTTGATCCCTGTACTGGACAGGCATCAAGACAATGTCAGCGCAGATCTTTGTGTACGACTCATAGGTGGTGGTTTGTCAGGGATAACAGCTGCATCTATTACATACCCACTGGATCTTGTGCGGACCCGGCTTGCAGCTCAG AGAAATGTGATGTATTATAGAGGCATTTCACATGCGCTCCGTACCATTTGCAGAGATGAGGGTATTAAGGGGCTGTATAAAGGTCTTGGGGCTACATTGTTG GGGGTTGGACCTAGTATAGCAATCAGCTTTTCCGTGTATGAAACCCTGAGATCTTCTTGGCAGATGCAGAG GCCGCATGATTCCACTGTCCTAGTTAGCTTAGCATGTGGCAGTCTTTCGGGCGTTGCATCATCAACAG CAACGTTCCCTCTGGACCTTGTGCGGCGGCGGATGCAGTTGGAAGGTGTCGGTGGCCGAGCTCGAGTCTACAAATCAGGCCTTTTTGGGACATTCAGGCATATAATCCGGACTGAAGGCTTCCGTGGCTTGTATAGGGGAATTCTGCCTGAGTACTACAAAGTCGTTCCCAGTGTCGGCATAGTCTTCATGACATACGAGTCAGTCAAGATGCTTCTTTCTGAGATGCCTGCTGATGAGTAG